In Paenibacillus ihbetae, the following are encoded in one genomic region:
- a CDS encoding spore germination protein, with product MDENRTYNDGIEPDIPVIPPPEIKELEEEALKEKRNAETSDSTEESVIYWQGEDRVPEKISVLKETLKEVMGYGVSFDVIIREMTFAGRPAALLFLNGFTNDVIVSEILTRLTYLKPEDVRDGHALNDMMKAYIPHVQVEQVSKLSKVINDVLCGICALFIEGSSTAILLDTRKYPVRGLEEPAVERVVRGARDGFTETIVTNINLVRRRVRDPGLHVETMKVGRRTKTDVSLLFIDDIVDRVQVEAIRRKIKQLDLEGLPLGDKQLEEAIVNKGWHPYPLVRYSERPDVVASHLLEGRIVVMVDTSPSVMIMPTTFFDLCQHAEENRQTAFMGTYLRWIRFGGIFASMFLLPLWMLLVVHPELKPPALDILGPQENAKIPIIGQFLIVEFGVDLLRLAAVHTPTPLASAMGLIAAILIGDIAVKTGLFVNEVVLYMAVAAIGMFATPSYELGLANRMVRLVLLVATALFGVKGFVIGSTLLILSLTTHRSYNSSYLWPFIPFSAKAMGEILFRKPLLTSTRRPALNKTRDHTKMGTEMNSKRRH from the coding sequence ATGGACGAGAATAGAACCTATAACGACGGCATAGAACCGGACATCCCGGTGATCCCGCCTCCCGAAATCAAGGAGCTGGAGGAGGAGGCGCTTAAGGAAAAGAGAAATGCGGAAACCTCGGACAGCACGGAGGAATCGGTCATATACTGGCAGGGTGAGGACCGCGTGCCGGAGAAGATCAGCGTCCTGAAAGAGACGCTGAAGGAAGTGATGGGCTACGGCGTGTCCTTTGACGTCATCATTCGCGAGATGACCTTTGCAGGGAGGCCGGCAGCGCTTCTGTTCCTGAACGGCTTCACGAACGACGTCATCGTTTCCGAAATATTAACCCGTCTTACCTACCTGAAGCCGGAGGATGTCAGGGACGGCCACGCGCTGAACGACATGATGAAGGCGTATATTCCTCATGTTCAGGTCGAGCAGGTGTCGAAGCTGAGCAAGGTGATCAATGACGTGTTATGCGGAATATGCGCGTTGTTCATCGAGGGCTCAAGCACCGCCATCCTGCTGGATACCCGGAAGTATCCCGTACGCGGGCTGGAAGAGCCGGCGGTCGAACGCGTCGTTCGGGGGGCGAGGGACGGGTTTACGGAGACGATCGTAACCAATATCAATCTCGTGCGGCGCCGGGTCCGTGACCCGGGGCTTCATGTGGAGACGATGAAGGTCGGAAGACGGACCAAGACGGATGTGAGCCTGCTCTTCATCGACGATATCGTTGATCGCGTGCAGGTAGAAGCGATTCGCCGGAAAATCAAGCAGCTCGATCTCGAAGGGCTGCCCCTTGGCGACAAGCAGCTGGAGGAAGCAATCGTGAATAAGGGCTGGCATCCGTACCCGCTCGTCCGATATTCCGAACGGCCGGACGTGGTGGCCTCTCACCTGCTGGAGGGACGGATCGTCGTCATGGTCGATACATCGCCCAGCGTGATGATCATGCCGACGACCTTCTTCGATCTATGCCAGCATGCCGAGGAGAACCGGCAGACCGCGTTCATGGGCACCTATTTAAGATGGATCCGGTTTGGGGGCATCTTTGCCTCGATGTTTCTGCTGCCGCTCTGGATGCTGCTCGTCGTCCATCCGGAGCTGAAACCGCCGGCGCTGGACATCCTCGGGCCGCAGGAGAACGCCAAGATTCCGATTATCGGACAGTTTCTGATCGTCGAATTCGGCGTGGATTTGCTGCGCTTGGCTGCCGTTCATACGCCGACACCGCTTGCCTCGGCCATGGGCCTGATTGCCGCGATTCTGATCGGCGATATCGCCGTCAAAACCGGGCTGTTTGTCAACGAGGTGGTGCTTTATATGGCCGTGGCGGCTATCGGCATGTTCGCCACACCAAGCTATGAGCTCGGGCTGGCCAACCGGATGGTCCGGCTCGTTCTGCTTGTGGCGACCGCGCTGTTCGGTGTGAAAGGGTTCGTTATCGGCAGCACGCTGCTGATTCTATCCTTAACGACGCACCGGTCCTATAACTCGTCATATTTATGGCCTTTTATACCATTTAGTGCAAAGGCCATGGGCGAGATTTTGTTCCGCAAACCGCTGCTGACGTCAACGAGACGCCCGGCCCTTAACAAAACAAGGGATCACACCAAAATGGGAACTGAAATGAATTCCAAAAGAAGGCATTGA
- a CDS encoding stage V sporulation protein AB yields MMTSILQGIFTCMLGVAGGIAVGGGVIALIIVLDIIPRLSQLTSTYRRVHWYEGALISGSFVGTLADFWHWSIPLGPVVSTVIGLMCGIFIGMLAAALTEVLNVLPILAKRLRLTGYLFGLLMAMVAGKVAGSLFDWLIYNQ; encoded by the coding sequence GTGATGACTTCCATACTCCAAGGGATATTTACGTGCATGCTCGGCGTGGCCGGGGGAATCGCGGTCGGAGGCGGGGTCATTGCCCTGATTATCGTGCTCGATATCATTCCGCGGCTGTCCCAGCTAACCTCGACCTACCGTCGGGTTCATTGGTATGAGGGAGCGCTGATTTCCGGCTCCTTCGTCGGCACGCTTGCCGACTTTTGGCATTGGTCGATTCCGCTCGGACCGGTTGTGAGCACGGTGATCGGGCTGATGTGCGGCATCTTTATCGGCATGCTGGCAGCCGCACTGACCGAGGTGTTGAATGTTCTGCCGATTTTGGCGAAGCGGCTTCGTTTAACCGGTTATTTATTCGGGCTCCTGATGGCGATGGTCGCCGGAAAGGTCGCCGGCTCGCTGTTCGATTGGCTTATATACAATCAATGA
- a CDS encoding stage V sporulation protein AA, translating into MKVNPTPTVFLQLRSRIRIPKDQTVKLGDVAFIVCDPEWEDRLAALPLVQPKDMDGNRMVMDLIQIIPRIRQLIPDVHIEPMGNHHTLVELTGPESRGSRLWFPLVWLLLFFGSALTIMNFHADVNMLEVQIRIVEMVTGERDEHPYLFQIAYSLGLGFGMTVFFNHLFKKKWNEEPTPLEVEMYLYQENLDQYVVAEEYRKMNKAAEGRGNES; encoded by the coding sequence ATGAAGGTCAATCCCACTCCGACGGTGTTTCTGCAGCTGCGAAGCCGCATTCGTATTCCGAAAGACCAAACCGTTAAGCTTGGCGATGTCGCTTTCATCGTCTGCGATCCGGAATGGGAAGATCGGTTAGCCGCCCTTCCCCTCGTGCAGCCGAAGGACATGGACGGCAATCGGATGGTGATGGACTTGATCCAGATCATACCGAGGATCCGGCAGCTCATTCCGGACGTTCATATCGAGCCGATGGGCAATCATCATACGCTCGTCGAGCTTACCGGACCGGAGAGCAGAGGCTCCAGGCTGTGGTTCCCTCTCGTTTGGCTGCTGCTGTTCTTCGGATCGGCGCTTACGATCATGAATTTCCATGCGGACGTCAATATGCTCGAGGTGCAGATACGAATAGTCGAGATGGTAACGGGAGAAAGGGATGAGCATCCTTACCTGTTCCAAATTGCCTATTCCCTCGGTCTTGGGTTCGGCATGACGGTATTCTTCAATCATTTGTTCAAGAAAAAATGGAATGAGGAGCCGACACCGCTGGAGGTCGAGATGTATTTGTATCAGGAAAACCTCGATCAATATGTCGTGGCTGAAGAATACCGCAAAATGAACAAAGCGGCTGAAGGGCGCGGGAATGAATCGTGA
- the sigF gene encoding RNA polymerase sporulation sigma factor SigF gives MDADVKKTSQTYLDDAEVKRLIALSQNGDHVARDTLVNCNIRLVWSVVQRFMNRGYEPDDLFQIGCIGLLKSVDKFDLSYDVKFSTYAVPMIIGEIQRFLRDDGTLKVSRSLKEMANKVRKKRDELSKQLDRLPTVKEVAEELGVTPEDVVFAQEANKPPTSIHETVFENDGDPITLMDQIADDSQERWFDKLALNEAIGSLTERERLIVYLRYYRDQTQSEVATRLGISQVQVSRLEKKILQSIRNEIAQ, from the coding sequence ATGGATGCCGATGTGAAAAAAACTTCGCAGACTTATTTGGACGACGCGGAGGTCAAACGACTCATTGCACTCAGCCAAAACGGGGATCATGTTGCCCGGGATACGCTTGTCAATTGTAATATTCGGCTTGTCTGGTCTGTCGTTCAGCGGTTTATGAACCGGGGGTATGAGCCGGATGATCTTTTTCAAATCGGCTGTATCGGTCTCCTGAAGTCCGTGGACAAGTTCGATCTCAGTTATGACGTAAAGTTCTCTACCTATGCCGTGCCGATGATTATCGGGGAGATTCAGCGCTTCCTGCGGGATGACGGGACCTTGAAGGTCAGCCGCTCCCTCAAGGAAATGGCCAATAAAGTCAGGAAGAAGCGGGACGAGCTGTCCAAGCAGCTCGACCGTCTGCCGACGGTGAAGGAGGTTGCCGAGGAGCTGGGGGTAACGCCGGAGGACGTGGTGTTTGCCCAGGAAGCCAACAAGCCGCCGACCTCCATTCACGAAACGGTATTTGAAAATGACGGGGATCCGATTACGCTGATGGATCAGATTGCCGATGATTCGCAGGAGCGCTGGTTCGACAAGCTGGCTTTGAATGAAGCGATCGGAAGCTTGACCGAACGGGAACGCCTTATCGTCTATTTGCGGTATTACCGCGATCAGACGCAATCAGAGGTGGCAACCCGGCTCGGGATCTCCCAGGTCCAGGTGTCGAGGCTGGAGAAAAAAATACTGCAGAGCATACGGAATGAAATCGCGCAGTAG
- the spoIIAB gene encoding anti-sigma F factor → MSEGKSQHNFMTLQFAAKSENESFARVAVAAFISQLDPTMDELSDLKTVVSEAVTNCIIHGYDSNPEGIVKIEASIDGDVITLCIEDDGRGIEDLEMAKQPLYTSKPELERSGMGFTIMENFMDEFEVVSQPGSGTSIKMKKRIESKKALYN, encoded by the coding sequence ATGAGTGAAGGTAAGTCGCAGCATAATTTTATGACTCTGCAGTTTGCCGCCAAGTCGGAGAACGAATCCTTTGCCCGTGTTGCCGTGGCAGCGTTCATCTCGCAGCTGGATCCGACGATGGATGAGCTGAGCGACCTGAAGACGGTCGTTTCCGAAGCGGTGACCAACTGCATCATTCACGGCTATGACAGCAATCCGGAGGGGATCGTGAAGATCGAGGCTTCGATTGACGGAGATGTCATCACCCTCTGCATTGAAGATGACGGCAGGGGCATCGAGGATCTTGAAATGGCCAAGCAGCCGCTGTATACGTCCAAGCCTGAGCTGGAGCGGTCCGGTATGGGGTTCACGATTATGGAGAACTTCATGGATGAATTTGAAGTGGTCAGCCAGCCGGGCAGCGGCACCTCGATCAAAATGAAAAAGAGGATCGAATCTAAGAAAGCTTTATATAATTAG
- the spoIIAA gene encoding anti-sigma F factor antagonist, with translation MNLHVDMEHHRHVLIVRLSGELDHHTADSVRLQLDEAIQRRQTEHLVLSLKDLEFMDSSGLGVILGRYKFIKQKGGKMAVCDVKPQVYRLLEMSGLFKIMPIYENEGTALSGLEVVS, from the coding sequence ATGAATCTGCATGTTGATATGGAGCATCACAGGCATGTGCTGATCGTCCGCTTGTCGGGGGAACTTGACCATCACACGGCCGATTCGGTTCGCCTTCAGCTGGATGAGGCAATCCAGCGGCGGCAAACCGAGCACCTGGTGCTGAGCTTGAAGGATCTGGAGTTTATGGACAGCTCGGGTCTTGGCGTCATTCTGGGACGCTATAAATTCATCAAGCAAAAAGGCGGCAAGATGGCGGTCTGCGACGTCAAACCGCAGGTTTATCGTCTGCTTGAAATGTCGGGCTTGTTCAAGATCATGCCGATCTATGAGAACGAGGGTACGGCGCTCTCGGGTTTGGAGGTAGTGTCATGA
- a CDS encoding D-alanyl-D-alanine carboxypeptidase family protein — MKKALIAGLLAFVMGWSSAAVPSYAEENINTGGSSQGELAPSARSAILLDADTGTIIYEKNSHDKLPPASITKIMTMLLTMEAIDEGRLKLTDKVRTSEYAASMGGSQIFLEPGEEMTVEEMLKGIAMASGNDASVAMAEKIAGTEEAFVKLMNEKAAELGMKDTHFVNCNGLPADNHYTSAHDIAVMSRELLKYEGITKYTGAYQDYLRKDTPKPFWLVNTNKLVRFYTGADGLKTGYTSEAKFCLSATAKRDGLRTIAVVMGAPDTKTRNNEVSRLFDYAFSQYAMHSIYKPGEVLGVLKVEKGSVPEITIQADKEYNVLVKKTAKTEDIRHELQWNEGLKAPVAAGQVIGKLSVYQGDALVKEFELTSPVEVKKAGFWKLFKRTTGKLFHVD, encoded by the coding sequence TTGAAAAAAGCGTTAATTGCTGGATTGCTTGCTTTCGTTATGGGATGGTCCAGTGCGGCAGTACCAAGCTATGCCGAGGAAAACATCAATACCGGCGGATCATCCCAGGGGGAGCTGGCGCCTAGTGCCCGTTCCGCCATCTTGCTTGATGCGGATACCGGAACCATCATTTACGAAAAAAACAGCCATGATAAGCTGCCTCCGGCGAGCATCACAAAGATTATGACGATGCTGCTGACGATGGAGGCCATTGACGAAGGGCGCTTGAAGTTGACCGATAAGGTTCGCACCAGCGAATATGCCGCTTCGATGGGGGGATCCCAAATCTTCCTCGAGCCCGGGGAAGAAATGACCGTCGAAGAGATGCTCAAGGGGATCGCTATGGCATCCGGCAACGACGCTTCCGTAGCGATGGCGGAGAAGATTGCAGGCACGGAGGAAGCCTTTGTCAAGCTGATGAACGAGAAGGCGGCGGAGCTCGGTATGAAGGATACGCATTTCGTCAACTGCAACGGATTGCCGGCAGACAATCATTACACTTCGGCGCATGACATCGCCGTGATGAGCCGCGAGCTGCTGAAGTATGAGGGTATTACGAAGTATACCGGCGCCTATCAGGATTATTTGCGGAAAGATACGCCAAAGCCGTTCTGGCTGGTCAATACGAACAAGCTGGTCCGTTTTTACACGGGGGCGGACGGTTTGAAGACCGGCTACACCTCGGAGGCCAAATTCTGCTTGTCGGCAACGGCCAAGCGGGACGGGCTGCGCACGATCGCGGTGGTGATGGGAGCTCCGGATACGAAGACCCGCAACAATGAAGTATCCCGGTTATTCGATTATGCGTTCTCCCAATATGCGATGCATTCCATTTATAAGCCGGGCGAAGTGCTCGGCGTCCTGAAGGTGGAGAAGGGCAGCGTGCCGGAGATTACCATTCAGGCGGACAAAGAGTACAACGTGCTGGTTAAAAAGACTGCGAAAACCGAGGATATCCGGCATGAGCTTCAGTGGAACGAGGGTCTGAAGGCTCCGGTTGCTGCCGGGCAAGTGATCGGGAAGCTGTCGGTTTATCAAGGGGACGCGCTGGTGAAGGAATTTGAACTGACATCACCGGTCGAGGTGAAGAAAGCCGGATTCTGGAAGCTGTTTAAACGGACGACAGGCAAGTTGTTTCATGTAGATTGA
- a CDS encoding purine-nucleoside phosphorylase: MSSVNQASIKEAADYIRGQHDVKPEVGLILGSGLGVLADLMENAVSINYQDIPHFPVSTVEGHEGELLLGTIHGRSVVLMKGRFHMYEGYGPELTAFPVRVMKELGVQSLLVTNAAGGINTSFEPGDLMLISDHLNMTGKNPLIGPNDPALGVRFPDMSEAYSRRLRQLAKEVAVSQSVVLREGVYAGLLGPTYETPAEIRMLRTLGADAVGMSTVSEVIVARHAGLEVLGISCISNMAAGILDQPLSHDEVMETAEKVREKFLGLVMAIIPKM, encoded by the coding sequence ATGAGTTCAGTAAACCAAGCAAGCATTAAAGAAGCCGCGGATTATATCCGCGGGCAGCATGACGTCAAGCCCGAGGTGGGTCTCATCCTGGGCTCGGGTCTCGGCGTCCTGGCGGATCTAATGGAGAATGCGGTATCGATCAACTATCAAGACATCCCGCATTTTCCGGTATCGACGGTTGAAGGCCACGAAGGCGAGCTGCTGCTGGGAACGATTCACGGCCGCAGCGTCGTGCTGATGAAGGGCCGGTTTCATATGTATGAGGGCTATGGTCCCGAGCTGACTGCTTTCCCTGTCCGGGTCATGAAGGAGCTTGGGGTGCAGAGCCTGCTTGTCACCAATGCCGCCGGCGGCATCAACACGTCTTTCGAGCCGGGAGATCTCATGCTGATCTCGGATCATCTGAATATGACGGGGAAAAATCCGCTGATCGGACCTAACGATCCGGCCCTGGGCGTCCGGTTCCCGGACATGTCCGAGGCTTACAGCCGCAGACTGCGTCAGCTGGCGAAGGAAGTTGCGGTAAGCCAGAGCGTTGTCCTCCGGGAAGGGGTATATGCCGGCTTGCTGGGTCCTACCTATGAAACCCCGGCCGAAATCCGGATGCTGCGTACCCTTGGCGCCGACGCGGTTGGCATGTCGACCGTTTCCGAAGTGATCGTTGCAAGACATGCCGGACTAGAGGTGCTGGGTATTTCCTGCATCAGTAACATGGCGGCGGGAATTTTGGATCAGCCGCTTTCCCATGACGAGGTTATGGAGACCGCGGAGAAGGTGCGGGAGAAGTTCCTCGGTTTGGTCATGGCGATTATCCCGAAAATGTAA
- the xerD gene encoding site-specific tyrosine recombinase XerD, whose product MLQYVDEYLEYLEETKRLSPRTIESYRTDITSFIAFAAEREVTEPGDVNRALLGIYLARMRQQGRAVSTQLRCIASLRSFFQYLVRQAVMIQDPTLLLESPKPERKPPKALEEEQVDKLLAAPDCDSPQGARDKAMLELLYASGIKVSELVSLSLADVDLRMRFLRCAAAGGKERILPITRTAARHVEFYVLEMRDKLLKDPGEDGLFLNTQGKRLSRQGFWKIIKKYGKSAGIEEEITPHTLRHSFAVHLLQNGADLRSVQEMLGHSALSTTGMYQSAKKSMKEVYDHFHPRA is encoded by the coding sequence ATGCTTCAATATGTAGATGAATACTTAGAATACCTGGAAGAAACCAAACGATTGTCGCCGCGGACGATCGAGTCGTACCGGACGGACATCACCAGCTTTATCGCTTTTGCGGCCGAGAGGGAGGTCACGGAACCCGGGGATGTAAACCGTGCGCTGCTCGGAATATATCTTGCACGAATGCGCCAGCAGGGGAGAGCGGTTTCAACCCAGCTGCGCTGCATCGCATCGCTCCGGTCTTTTTTTCAATATTTGGTTCGTCAGGCCGTCATGATCCAGGATCCCACCCTGCTGCTGGAATCGCCCAAGCCGGAGCGCAAGCCTCCAAAGGCTCTTGAGGAGGAGCAGGTGGACAAGCTGCTGGCGGCTCCCGATTGCGATTCTCCACAAGGGGCAAGGGATAAAGCGATGCTAGAGCTTCTCTATGCCTCCGGAATTAAAGTTTCGGAGCTGGTGTCGCTGAGCTTGGCCGATGTGGATCTTCGGATGCGGTTTTTGCGCTGCGCGGCTGCCGGGGGCAAGGAACGGATTTTGCCGATTACCAGAACCGCCGCCCGGCATGTGGAGTTTTATGTTCTTGAAATGAGGGACAAGCTGCTCAAGGATCCTGGAGAAGACGGCCTGTTCCTGAATACGCAGGGCAAACGCCTGTCGAGACAAGGCTTCTGGAAAATCATCAAAAAATACGGCAAGTCGGCCGGTATCGAGGAGGAGATAACGCCGCACACGCTCCGGCATTCCTTCGCGGTCCATCTGCTGCAGAATGGTGCCGATCTTCGCTCGGTACAGGAAATGCTCGGGCATTCGGCCCTGTCGACGACAGGCATGTATCAATCGGCCAAGAAGAGCATGAAGGAAGTTTACGACCATTTTCATCCCAGGGCTTGA
- a CDS encoding YqzK family protein yields MIISVRKIAAWIRFISMFALLTMFFYYILGWVGDWLTPSDPYRTPTGHAVKAFQPESTLDARYSPMERLRLYYWYGE; encoded by the coding sequence ATGATTATTTCGGTCCGTAAAATCGCCGCATGGATCCGCTTCATTTCCATGTTCGCCTTATTAACGATGTTTTTCTATTATATCCTTGGATGGGTGGGAGATTGGTTAACCCCATCCGACCCTTACCGTACGCCGACCGGTCATGCCGTAAAGGCATTTCAGCCGGAGAGCACGTTAGATGCTAGATATTCGCCGATGGAACGTCTACGTTTATATTACTGGTATGGCGAGTAG